One segment of Brassica napus cultivar Da-Ae chromosome C3, Da-Ae, whole genome shotgun sequence DNA contains the following:
- the LOC106359458 gene encoding probable 2-oxoglutarate-dependent dioxygenase AOP1 isoform X1: MVSLETTPALQLPVIDFTSPNLKPGTVEWDSVRGDVRRALEEYGCFEALYDKVPVQLREAVFNVSEEAFQLPLETKQRVVSKRKYRGYVGQIPTLPLFEVMGVDFAENEDKVNEFTRKLWPQGNASFSEAVMSFTEKVSKLDLMTRRMIMESFGISENYIDKHLKSTKCLMRMMKYQGVEETEEELGMEVHTDRNMLTILCQNDVKDGLEVRARDNKRWIKANPSQDSSFIVLGGATLHVLLNCRVATVVHRVMRTGTKTRFSAGLFSVPKKDHLIYAPDEMVDAEHPRLFKPFDFEAYFQFTTEGPGRRDLAALRTYCGL; this comes from the exons atggtGAGTTTGGAAACTACTCCTGCTCTTCAGCTCCCGGTCATTGACTTCACAAGTCCAAACTTAAAACCAGGAACAGTGGAGTGGGACTCAGTGAGAGGCGATGTCCGGAGAGCTCTAGAAGAGTATGGATGCTTTGAGGCCTTGTACGATAAAGTCCCTGTCCAACTTCGAGAGGCGGTTTTCAATGTTTCTGAGGAGGCTTTCCAGCTACCTTTAGAGACTAAACAGAGAGTTGTGTCAAAGAGAAAATACAGAGGATATGTAGGTCAGATTCCAACTTTGCCTCTTTTCGAAGTCATGGGCGTTGACTTTGCAGAAAATGAAGATAAAGTCAACGAATTTACTCGTAAGCTCTGGCCTCAAGGCAATGCAAGTTTCAG CGAGGCAGTCATGTCATTCACGGAGAAAGTATCAAAACTTGACTTAATGACCAGAAGAATGATAATGGAGAGTTTTGGGATCAGTGAAAACTACATAGACAAGCATTTGAAGTCGACGAAATGCCTCATGAGAATGATGAAGTACCAAGGAGttgaagaaacagaggaagagtTGGGTATGGAAGTTCATACAGACAGAAACATGCTCACCATACTTTGCCAGAACGATGTAAAAGATGGTCTCGAGGTGAGGGCTAGAGATAATAAGCGCTGGATTAAAGCCAATCCTTCCCAGGATTCTTCGTTCATTGTTCTTGGCGGAGCTACACTACAT GTACTTCTGAATTGTCGGGTGGCTACGGTTGTTCACCGAGTGATGAGGACGGGAACTAAAACAAGATTCTCAGCTGGATTGTTCTCCGTTCCGAAAAAGGACCATTTGATATATGCACCAGATGAAATGGTTGATGCTGAGCATCCTCGCTTGTTTAAGCCATTTGATTTTGAAGCATACTTTCAGTTTACCACTGAGGGACCTGGAAGGAGAGATCTAGCTGCACTCAGGACATATTGTGGCCTTTGA
- the LOC106359458 gene encoding probable 2-oxoglutarate-dependent dioxygenase AOP1.2 isoform X2 encodes MVSLETTPALQLPVIDFTSPNLKPGTVEWDSVRGDVRRALEEYGCFEALYDKVPVQLREAVFNVSEEAFQLPLETKQRVVSKRKYRGYVGQIPTLPLFEVMGVDFAENEDKVNEFTRKLWPQGNASFSEAVMSFTEKVSKLDLMTRRMIMESFGISENYIDKHLKSTKCLMRMMKYQGVEETEEELGMEVHTDRNMLTILCQNDVKDGLEVRARDNKRWIKANPSQDSSFIVLGGATLHVLLNCRVATVVHRVMRTGTKTR; translated from the exons atggtGAGTTTGGAAACTACTCCTGCTCTTCAGCTCCCGGTCATTGACTTCACAAGTCCAAACTTAAAACCAGGAACAGTGGAGTGGGACTCAGTGAGAGGCGATGTCCGGAGAGCTCTAGAAGAGTATGGATGCTTTGAGGCCTTGTACGATAAAGTCCCTGTCCAACTTCGAGAGGCGGTTTTCAATGTTTCTGAGGAGGCTTTCCAGCTACCTTTAGAGACTAAACAGAGAGTTGTGTCAAAGAGAAAATACAGAGGATATGTAGGTCAGATTCCAACTTTGCCTCTTTTCGAAGTCATGGGCGTTGACTTTGCAGAAAATGAAGATAAAGTCAACGAATTTACTCGTAAGCTCTGGCCTCAAGGCAATGCAAGTTTCAG CGAGGCAGTCATGTCATTCACGGAGAAAGTATCAAAACTTGACTTAATGACCAGAAGAATGATAATGGAGAGTTTTGGGATCAGTGAAAACTACATAGACAAGCATTTGAAGTCGACGAAATGCCTCATGAGAATGATGAAGTACCAAGGAGttgaagaaacagaggaagagtTGGGTATGGAAGTTCATACAGACAGAAACATGCTCACCATACTTTGCCAGAACGATGTAAAAGATGGTCTCGAGGTGAGGGCTAGAGATAATAAGCGCTGGATTAAAGCCAATCCTTCCCAGGATTCTTCGTTCATTGTTCTTGGCGGAGCTACACTACAT GTACTTCTGAATTGTCGGGTGGCTACGGTTGTTCACCGAGTGATGAGGACGGGAACTAAAACAAGATAA
- the LOC106360344 gene encoding TIR-only protein-like, which yields MISRLFDFMKQSKSIQLNNKHSLDIYTNTYTYHKASSSSSTPKALCDVFINHRGTDTKKTLATLLYDNLKARNLRPFLDYKTLKPGDHIFDHINGAIHTSKVAVTVFSPNYGHSYSCLHELALIMESKKRIIPIFFDIKPSQLDVVIERVRCPDDEIQRFRWALQEARDIVGLMFDSDKGNLSEVVTSASDIIVQRLVELEAEDESV from the exons ATGATCTCTAGGCTTTTTGACTTCATGAAACAATCCAAGTCCATTCAGCTAAATAACAAACATTCTCTCGATATATACACAAATACATACACATACCATAAAgcgtcttcatcatcatcaacccCCAAAGCTTTGTGTGATGTTTTCATCAACCATAGAGGAACTGACACAAAGAAAACCCTTGCAACATTGCTTTACGACAATCTCAAAGCCCGTAACTTACGTCCATTCTTGGATTACAAGACCTTGAAACCCGGAGATCATATTTTTGATCATATCAACGGTGCAATTCACACTTCTAAAGTCGCAGTGACCGTGTTTTCTCCCAACTATGGCCATTCTTATTCATGTTTGCACGAGCTTGCGCTTATAATGGAGTCCAAGAAAAGGATCATACCAATATTTTTCGACATCAAACCTTCACAACTCGATGTTGTGATCGAAAGGGTAAGATGTCCTGATGATGAAATCCAACGGTTTAGATGGGCTCTTCAAGAAGCTAGAGATATCGTCGGACTTATGTTCGATTCCGATAAAGG GAATTTATCGGAGGTTGTTACAAGTGCATCGGATATTATTGTTCAGAGGTTGGTGGAGTTAGAGGCTGAAGATGAAAGTGTCTAG